The following coding sequences are from one Panicum hallii strain FIL2 chromosome 5, PHallii_v3.1, whole genome shotgun sequence window:
- the LOC112895079 gene encoding GDSL esterase/lipase At5g45910-like has product MRVVALAICALVLLSSPEPATSSSSVHRRYHSIFSFGDSFADTGNNPAVFAWYSVFDHVMRPPYGSTFFGRPTGRNADGRLILDFIAESLELPYVPPYLGPPFASPSPANGGRFRQGASFAVGAATALDVEFFRERDIPGAPSKFPFNSSLGVQLEWFESLKPSLCRTTQECREFFGGSLFFVGEFGVNDYHVSFQRKSVREVRSYVPRVVRKISMAVERLIKHGATTLVVPGVIPSGCSPPVLAMFPDAGPAEYDSRTGCLRAQNELGRHHNALLQASMAKLRAKHPHARIICADFFSPVMEMVASPRKFGFRDDVLTVCCGGPGRNNYNGSVLCGDPLATTCGDPSGSLYWDGVHFTEAANRHIAGGWLSSIQRSEARACPGN; this is encoded by the exons ATGCGGGTCGTCGCGTTGGCAATCTGTGCCCTCGTCCTCCTCTCGTCACCGGAGCcagccacctcctcctcctccgtccACCGCCGCTACCACTCCATCTTCAGCTTCGGCGATTCCTTCGCCGACACGGGGAACAACCCCGCTGTGTTCGCCTGGTACTCCGTCTTCGACCACGTGATGCGGCCGCCCTACGGCTCCACCTTCTTCGGCCGCCCCACCGGCCGCAACGCCGACGGCAGGCTCATCCTCGACTTCATCG CCGAAAGCCTGGAGCTGCCGTACGTCCCGCCGTACCTGGGCCCTCCGTtcgcctccccctcgccggcgaACGGCGGCCGCTTCCGCCAGGGCGCGAGCTTCGCCGTCGGGGCCGCCACCGCCCTCGACGTGGAGTTCTTCCGCGAGAGGGACATCCCCGGCGCCCCCAGCAAGTTCCCCTTCAACAGCAGCTTGGGCGTGCAGCTGGAGTGGTTCGAGTCGCTGAAGCCTTCCCTGTGCCGCACAACCCAAG AGTGCAGGGAGTTCTTCGGAGGATCCCTTTTCTTCGTTGGGGAGTTCGGAGTCAACGACTACCACGTCTCCTTCCAGAGGAAGAGCGTCCGGGAGGTCAGATCCTACGTTCCCCGTGTCGTCAGGAAAATCTCAATGGCCGTCGAG AGGTTGATCAAGCACGGCGCGACGACCTTGGTGGTGCCCGGGGTGATCCCGTCGGGatgctcgccgccggtgctcGCCATGTTCCCTGACGCCGGCCCGGCGGAATACGACTCCCGGACCGGCTGCCTGAGAGCGCAGAACGAGCTGGGGCGCCACCACAACGCGCTCTTGCAGGCGTCCATGGCGAAGCTCCGGGCCAAGCACCCGCACGCAAGGATCATCTGCGCCGATTTCTTCAGCCCCGTCATGGAGATGGTGGCGTCGCCCCGCAAGTTTG GGTTCAGGGACGACGTTCTGACGGTCTGCTGCGGAGGCCCCGGGAGGAACAACTACAACGGCAGCGTCTTGTGCGGTGATCCGCTTGCGACCACGTGCGGCGACCCGTCGGGCTCCCTGTACTGGGACGGCGTCCACTTCACGGAGGCGGCGAACCGCCACATCGCCGGCGGCTGGCTGAGCAGCATCCAGCGCTCGGAGGCGAGGGCTTGTCCCGGAAATTAA
- the LOC112894182 gene encoding G-type lectin S-receptor-like serine/threonine-protein kinase At2g19130, which produces MIQQTNLVRLLGFCAEGTRRLLVYEYMVNGSLDSHLFSDNSSALSWNLRYRIAAGIAYLQEECNDCIIHCDIKPENILLDAEFCPKIADFGMAKLLKRECSTALTTFRGTIGYLAPEWLSGQAVTYKVDVYSFGIVLFEIISGRRTSTKMRFGNHSYFPSYAAVQVNEGEVSCLLDGRLEGNANAKELEVACRVACWCIQDDENHRPSMGQIVRMLEGVVHPEVPPIPASFEHLMGHDDSGMYFAQVPGSGKQC; this is translated from the coding sequence ATGATTCAGCAAACAAACCTCGTTCGTCTTTTGGGGTTTTGCGCTGAAGGGACCAGAAGGTTACTTGTCTATGAGTACATGGTAAATGGTTCTCTGGATAGTCATCTATTTTCAGATAATTCCAGTGCATTGAGTTGGAATCTTCGTTACAGAATAGCAGCTGGTATTGCCTACCTGCAAGAAGAATGCAATGACTGCATCATACATTGCGACATCAAGCCTGAAAACATACTGCTCGATGCGGAGTTCTGCCCCAAAATAGCAGATTTTGGCATGGCAAAACTTCTTAAACGAGAATGTAGCACTGCTTTGACCACCTTCCGAGGAACAATCGGCTATCTCGCACCTGAGTGGCTATCTGGGCAGGCTGTAACTTACAAAGTAGATGTTTACAGTTTCGGCATCGTGCTCTTCGAGATAATCTCGGGGAGAAGGACTAGTACGAAAATGAGATTCGGAAACCACAGTTACTTTCCTTCGTATGCAGCTGTTCAGGTGAACGAAGGAGAGGTTTCGTGCTTGCTGGACGGTAGGCTGGAAGGGAATGCCAATGCGAAGGAGCTTGAAGTCGCCTGTAGAGTCGCTTGCTGGTGCATTCAGGATGACGAGAACCACAGGCCATCCATGGGGCAGATTGTTCGCATGTTGGAAGGTGTGGTTCACCCAGAAGTCCCTCCGATCCCAGCTTCGTTTGAACACCTTATGGGCCATGATGACAGTGGCATGTATTTTGCACAAGTGCCAGGTTCCGGGAAACAGTGTTAG
- the LOC112894181 gene encoding S-locus-specific glycoprotein S6-like isoform X1, whose protein sequence is MHAFQPTFQGNMAKDGNFLLEMMKHRHPMSSNFPTILLFTFILFAASLAAADAKDTLLSGQCISGNETLISKSGVFELGFFAYDGWYKYNLGIRYKNLVERTPVFLVQYPTHFSIGAPLCFLKDKLYTIGDHYPSENVLWSSEGNGSAASVAILLDTGNFVVRDEMNPSVVMWQSFDYQGTGDALQPGAWIASDTVTGASIMTNTNDFFPYYCTLQIDKRRKRGFAINVGGSYDFGGASYGYHGTFPDWMVTYKEGVDSVQLNVPKSPNAIEFLKLELGQVSFLRWSGNGTFGTWQPLWSFPSSCSLSPFICGAFGACTQAGKCRCIDGCKPTLADEWDLGRFTSGCSSIHPMKCDAENSFTTDTFVLLDNLQGLPVSEYARDEPATSSEECKSACLSSCYCTAYSYNSGCKIWQFKLHNLSLADSPPYSSI, encoded by the exons ATGCATGCCTTCCAACCAACTTTCCAAGGGAACATGGCGAAGGATGGAAATTTTCTACTGGAG ATGATGAAGCACAGACATCCAATGTCTTCCAACTTTCCAACAATATTACTCTTCACCTTCATACTGTTTGCTGCAAGCCTAGCTGCTGCTGATGCGAAGGACACCCTTCTTTCTGGCCAGTGTATCTCCGGAAACGAAACACTGATATCAAAGTCCGGTGTATTTGAGCTGGGGTTCTTTGCTTACGATGGGTGGTACAAGTACAACTTGGGCATACGTTACAAGAACTTGGTAGAAAGAACTCCAGTTTTCTTGGTGCAATATCCTACTCATTTTAGCATCGGAGCACCGTTGTGTTTCCTTAAAGACAAACTTTATACTATTGGTGACCACTATCCCTCGGAGAATGTTCTCTGGTCGTCAGAAGGAAATGGATCAGCTGCATCTGTTGCAATTCTACTTGACACAGGAAATTTTGTAGTAAGAGATGAGATGAATCCTTCTGTGGTCATGTGGCAGAGTTTTGATTACCAAGGTACGGGTGATGCACTGCAACCTGGGGCATGGATTGCATCGGATACAGTCACTGGAGCCTCCATCATGACCAACACGAATGATTTTTTTCCTTATTATTGTACTCTCCAGATTGACAAAAGAAGGAAGAGGGGATTTGCAATTAACGTTGGCGGTTCATATGACTTCGGCGGTGCCTCATATGGCTATCATGGAACCTTTCCGGACTGGATGGTGACTTACAAAGAAGGTGTAGATTCCGTACAACTGAATGTTCCCAAAAGCCCCAATGCTATTGAGTTCTTGAAACTGGAGTTGGGGCAGGTCAGTTTCTTAAGGTGGTCAGGTAATGGTACTTTTGGTACTTGGCAACCTTTATGGAGCTTTCCCTCCAGCTGCAGCCTTAGTCCATTTATTTGTGGCGCTTTTGGCGCTTGCACTCAAGCAGGAAAATGCAGGTGCATTGACGGTTGCAAACCGACACTTGCAGACGAATGGGATCTTGGCCGTTTCACGAGTGGTTGCTCAAGCATTCACCCAATGAAGTGCGATGCCGAAAATAGTTTTACTACTGACACATTTGTTTTGTTGGACAATCTGCAGGGACTCCCTGTCTCTGAGTACGCTCGAGATGAGCCTGCAACAAGTAGTGAAGAATGCAAATCAGCGTGCCTGAGCAGCTGCTATTGCACTGCATATTCCTATAATTCTGGGTGCAAGATTTGGCAGTTCAAATTGCATAATTTGAGTTTAGCTGATAGTCCTCCATATAGCAGTATTTAG
- the LOC112891367 gene encoding G-type lectin S-receptor-like serine/threonine-protein kinase At2g19130, which produces MEAVKRVCALSRPREPALHTFVLVLLGVAFLAVAAFAGDTIVPGEGISGNQALVSKNGEFELGFFSPGAGIHRFLGVRFKKMPTTSPSFWVGNRLPITDLPAAALEVFGGSVCIKEAGASLWCSSVAGDGPPPAAAAAVLLDNGNLVVTDQANSSRILWQSFDCPGDSLLPGARLGFDRDTGSNVSMTYMDYPHNGSISVDRSRRNGFVLTTDGHDSLGTFPDWMVTSQDNGSSLILNHPESLNVTEFLQFHLGQVSLMRWSEDSAVANNSGWVARWTFPSDCKSSGFFCGDFGACKSNGKCDCLDGFEPSYPAEWGLGYFVTGCSRSLPLSCETNGQTEHDDSFILIDRLQELPYNPQNDLAESDEDCKQACFSKCYCVAYVYDSGCKLWYFNLYNLSFASKPPYSKVYVRWGSKLQAKNGLHKGVVVLLVAGLIGLSSVMLILVLLRRYRRDLFTCRKFKVEGSLVFYSYGQIKKATRNFSGKLGEGGFGSVFRGTMPGPGSTNVAVKSLKGHGHADKQFRAEVQTVGVIKHTNLVRLLGFCVKGDLRFLVYEYMPNGSLDSHLFSERFGLLNWDLRYQIALGIAKGLAYLHEECEDCIIHCDIKPENILLDEEFCAKISDFGMAKLLGREFNSALTTIRGTMGYLAPEWISGQPITKKTDVYSFGIVLLEIVSGRRTTKRLKSGSHRYFPLYAAAQVNEGNVLCLLDSRLEGNANVKELEITCRVACWCIQDEENDRPSMGQVVHMLEGVVNTEIPPIPSSFQNLMEGESSSIYSDEG; this is translated from the coding sequence ATGGAGGCAGTGAAGCGCGTCTGCGCGCTGTCCCGGCCTCGCGAGCCCGCGCTGCACACATTCGTCCTTGTCCTGCTTGGCGTCGCATTCttggccgtcgccgccttcgccggAGACACCATCGTCCCCGGCGAGGGAATCTCCGGGAACCAGGCGCTGGTCTCCAAGAACGGCGAGTTCGAGCTGGGCTTCTTCTCCCCGGGCGCCGGCATCCACCGCTTCCTGGGCGTCCGGTTCAAGAAGATGCCGACCACCAGCCCCTCCTTCTGGGTCGGCAACAGGCTCCCAATCACCGACCTCCCCGCCGCGGCGCTGGAGGTCTTCGGCGGCAGCGTGTGCATCAAGGAGGCCGGGGCTAGCCTCTGGTGTTCGAGCGTGGCTGGGGACGgccccccgccggccgccgccgccgcggtgctCCTTGACAACGGCAACCTGGTGGTGACGGATCAGGCGAACTCCTCCAGGATCTTGTGGCAGAGCTTCGATTGCCCTGGCGATTCGCTGCTACCCGGCGCGAGGCTCGGGTTCGACCGGGACACCGGGAGCAACGTCTCCATGACGTACATGGATTACCCGCACAATGGCAGCATCAGCGTCGATCGGAGCAGGAGGAATGGGTTCGTGCTCACCACCGACGGGCATGACAGTCTTGGGACCTTCCCTGATTGGATGGTGACATCTCAAGACAACGGCAGCTCCCTGATTCTCAATCATCCTGAAAGCCTAAATGTGACCGAGTTCTTGCAGTTCCATCTGGGGCAAGTCAGCTTAATGCGGTGGTCAGAGGATTCTGCAGTAGCAAACAACAGTGGTTGGGTGGCTCGTTGGACCTTCCCTTCAGATTGCAAATCCAGCGGCTTCTTCTGTGGTGATTTCGGTGCTTGCAAGAGCAATGGCAAATGCGATTGCCTCGATGGATTTGAGCCTTCATACCCAGCTGAGTGGGGGCTTGGATACTTTGTCACTGGTTGTTCAAGATCTCTTCCACTAAGCTGCGAGACAAATGGTCAGACTGAACATGATGACTCGTTTATCCTGATAGACAGGCTGCAGGAGCTCCCTTATAACCCTCAGAATGATTTAGCAGAAAGTGATGAGGATTGTAAACAGGCCTGCTTCAGCAAATGCTACTGTGTTGCATACGTGTATGACTCCGGATGCAAGCTATGGTACTTCAACCTGTACAACCTGAGTTTTGCTTCTAAACCTCCATATAGCAAGGTTTATGTTCGTTGGGGTTCCAAACTCCAGGCCAAAAATGGTTTACACAAAGGAGTGGTTGTATTGTTGGTGGCCGGGCTTATAGGACTGAGTTCTGTGATGTTGATACTGGTGCTTCTACGGAGATACAGGAGAGATTTATTTACTTGCAGAAAGTTTAAAGTAGAGGGTTCTCTTGTTTTCTACTCTTATGGGCAAATCAAGAAAGCTACAAGGAATTTCTCTGGTAAACTTGGCGAGGGAGGTTTCGGTAGTGTTTTCAGGGGAACAATGCCAGGACCAGGATCGACTAATGTTGCTGTGAAGAGTCTCAAAGGCCATGGGCACGCAGATAAGCAATTCAGAGCAGAAGTACAGACAGTCGGAGTGATCAAACACACTAACCTTGTCCGTCTTCTGGGATTTTGCGTTAAAGGGGATTTGAGGTTTCTGGTCTATGAGTATATGCCTAATGGTTCTTTGGACTCACACCTCTTTTCGGAAAGATTTGGTCTTCTGAATTGGGATCTTCGCTACCAAATCGCACTAGGTATTGCAAAGGGCCTGGCCTATCTTCATGAGGAATGTGAGGACTGCATCATACATTGCGATATCAAGCCTGAAAACATACTACTCGATGAGGAATTCTGCGCTAAAATCTCAGACTTTGGCATGGCAAAGCTTCTTGGTCGTGAATTCAACTCTGCATTGACCACCATCCGAGGAACCATGGGATATCTCGCCCCAGAGTGGATATCTGGACAGCCTATAACTAAAAAGACAGATGTCTATAGCTTCGGCATCGTTCTTCTCGAAATAGTCTCGGGGAGAAGGACTACGAAGAGACTGAAATCCGGGAGTCATCGATATTTCCCTCTTTATGCAGCCGCTCAAGTGAATGAAGGGAATGTGCTGTGCTTACTGGATAGTAGGCTGGAAGGAAATGCTAATGTCAAGGAGCTTGAAATCACCTGCAGAGTTGCCTGTTGGTGCATCCAGGACGAGGAGAACGACAGGCCATCAATGGGACAAGTTGTTCACATGCTGGAAGGCGTTGTGAACACGGAAATCCCTCCAATTCCATCTTCCTTTCAGAACCTGATGGAGGGTGAGAGCAGCAGTATATATTCTGACGAAGGATGA
- the LOC112894181 gene encoding S-locus-specific glycoprotein S13-like isoform X2: protein MHAFQPTFQGNMAKDGNFLLEMMKHRHPMSSNFPTILLFTFILFAASLAAADAKDTLLSGQCISGNETLISKSGVFELGFFAYDGWYKYNLGIRYKNLVERTPVFLVQYPTHFSIGAPLCFLKDKLYTIGDHYPSENVLWSSEGNGSAASVAILLDTGNFVVRDEMNPSVVMWQSFDYQD from the exons ATGCATGCCTTCCAACCAACTTTCCAAGGGAACATGGCGAAGGATGGAAATTTTCTACTGGAG ATGATGAAGCACAGACATCCAATGTCTTCCAACTTTCCAACAATATTACTCTTCACCTTCATACTGTTTGCTGCAAGCCTAGCTGCTGCTGATGCGAAGGACACCCTTCTTTCTGGCCAGTGTATCTCCGGAAACGAAACACTGATATCAAAGTCCGGTGTATTTGAGCTGGGGTTCTTTGCTTACGATGGGTGGTACAAGTACAACTTGGGCATACGTTACAAGAACTTGGTAGAAAGAACTCCAGTTTTCTTGGTGCAATATCCTACTCATTTTAGCATCGGAGCACCGTTGTGTTTCCTTAAAGACAAACTTTATACTATTGGTGACCACTATCCCTCGGAGAATGTTCTCTGGTCGTCAGAAGGAAATGGATCAGCTGCATCTGTTGCAATTCTACTTGACACAGGAAATTTTGTAGTAAGAGATGAGATGAATCCTTCTGTGGTCATGTGGCAGAGTTTTGATTACCAAG ATTGA
- the LOC112895700 gene encoding probable inactive receptor kinase At4g23740, whose amino-acid sequence MLWLWLANSMAPPRQRAGAHGNSLNVPSLAEPAPASARPPTPPSATTPITPPPLLPSSPHMQQQSRKSSKTTAPQPGGTEGSGAPCAGTAHAARAAEPSTPLPASSARFPNAKPRLVATTPELPCHLLLFTLLLSSRPPPFTAPPPVACSYSAPLRSNQHSSPTATATANTMTPRPPLRVAAAALALLLCCCRLRVASAEPDADKAALLAFLAGVGRGGAARARINWPATPLACAARGGWTGVTCSADGARVVALHLPGLGLSGAVPPGTLGRLNALQLLSLRANNLSGPFPADLLGLPALAGLHLQRNAFSGAIPAGLAGLRTLQVLDLSYNRFDGGIPGTLSNLTHLVALNLSNNSLSGRVPDLGLPALQYLNLSNNHLDGPVPGSLLRFADAAFDGNNVTRSSEPVSPTALPPPSPLTPPATGAPARKRVRLSEAAILAITVGGCVLVFAVVAVSLIAFCNRDGGDEMGGAASGKGGDKMGRESPESKAVIGKAGDGNRMVFFEGPSLAFDLEDLLRASAEVLGKGAFGTAYRAVLEDATTVVVKRLKDVNAGRREFEQQMELVGRIRHDNVVELRAYYYSKDEKLLVYDYFSRGSVSNMLHGKRGEDRTPLDWQTRLKIALGAARGITHIHTENNGKFVHGNIKASNVFINSHDYGCISDLGLASLMNPITARSRSLGYCAPEVTDTRKASQSSDVYSFGVFILELLTGKSPVQITGGGSEVIHLVRWVQSVVREEWTAEVFDGELLRYPNIEEEMVEMLQIAMACVSRTPERRPKMADVVRTIEEVRRGDTGTRPSTEASTPAVEAAQNGAESSSAAQ is encoded by the exons ATGCTCTGGCTCTGGCTCGCCAATTCCATGGCGCCACCCAGGCAGAGGGCAGGGGCACATGGGAATTCGCTGAACGTGCCGTCACTTGCCGAGCCCGCACCGGCGAGCGCGAGGCCGCCGACGCCCCCAAGCGCCACGACTCCCATCACCCCACCACCACTCCTCCCCTCCTCACCTCACATGCAGCAGCAGAGCAGAAAATCCAGCAAAACCACCGCGCCCCAGCCGGGAGGGACCGAGGGGAGCGGCGCACCCTGCGCCGGGACAGCCcacgccgcccgagccgcggaaCCCTCCACCCCGCTCCCCGCCTCCAGCGCTCGCTTCCCCAACGCCAAGCCCAGGCTAGTAGCTACCACACCAGAGCTGCCCTGCCACCTCCTCCTCTTCACTCTCCTCCTCTCTTCCAGACCCCCTCCCTTCACGGCTCCCCCTCCCGTGGCGTGCTCTTACTCCGCTCCGCTCAGATCCAACCAACACTCCTcccccaccgccaccgccaccgccaacACCAtgacgccgcggccgccgctccgcgtggcggcggcggcgctcgcgctCCTGCTCTGCTGCTGCCGCCTCCGCGTCGCGTCGGCCGAGCCCGACGCCGACAAGGCGGCGCTGCTGGCCTTCCTCGCGGGGgtgggccgcggcggcgccgcccgcgcgcgcatcAACTGGCCCGCCACCCCGCTCGCCTGCGCCGCCCGCGGCGGCTGGACCGGGGTCACCTGCAGCGCCGACGGCGCCCGCGTCGTCGCGCTGCACCTCCCGGGCCTCGGCCTCTCCGGCGCCGTCCCGCCCGGCACGCTGGGCCGCCTCAACGCGCTGCAGCTGCTCAGCCTCCGCGCCAACAACCTCTCCGGCCCGTTCCCCGCGGACCTCCTCGGCCTCCCCGCGCTCGCGgggctccacctccagcgcaaCGCCTTCTCCGGCGCCATCCCCGCGGGGCTCGCGGGGCTGCGCACCCTCCAGGTGCTCGACCTCTCCTACAACCGCTTCGACGGGGGGATCCCCGGCACGCTCTCCAACCTCACCCACCTCGTCGCGCTCAACCTCTCCAACAACTCGCTCTCCGGCCGGGTCCCGGACCTCGGCCTCCCGGCGCTCCAGTACCTCAACCTCTCCAACAACCACCTCGACGGCCCCGTGCCCGGCTCCCTCCTTAGGTTCGCGGACGCCGCGTTCGACGGGAACAATGTCACGCGGTCGTCGGAGCCAGTGTCGCCGACGGCGCTCCCGCCTCCCTCGCCGCTGACCCCGCCTGCCACCGGCGCACCCGCAAGGAAGCGAGTGCGGCTCAGCGAGGCGGCCATCCTCGCCATTACCGTCGGCGGCTGCGTCCTCGTGTTCGCCGTCGTCGCGGTGTCCCTCATTGCCTTCTGCAACAGGGACGGCGGCGACGAgatgggcggcgcggcgtccggGAAGGGCGGGGACAAGATGGGGAGGGAGTCGCCCGAGTCCAAGGCCGTCATTGGCAAGGCCGGGGACGGCAACCGGATGGTGTTCTTCGAGGGACCGTCGCTGGCGTTCGACCTGGAGGACCTGCTCCGGGCCTCTGCCGAGGTCCTCGGGAAGGGCGCGTTCGGGACGGCGTACCGGGCGGTGCTCGAGGATGCGACCACCGTCGTGGTCAAGAGGCTTAAGGATGTCAATGCCGGCCGGAGAGAGTTCGAGCAGCAGATGGAGCTGGTCGGCCGGATTCGCCATGACAACGTCGTTGAGCTCCGTGCTTACTACTACTCCAAGGACGAGAAGCTGCTCGTGTATGATTACTTTAGCAGGGGAAGTGTATCCAACATGCTTCATG GGAAGAGGGGAGAGGACAGAACACCTCTGGACTGGCAAACCAGGTTAAAGATTGCCCTGGGAGCAGCAAGAGGAATCACGCACATTCACACCGAGAACAACGGGAAATTTGTTCATGGCAACATCAAGGCCTCCAATGTGTTCATCAACAGCCACGACTACGGCTGCATCTCGGACCTCGGCTTGGCATCACTGATGAACCCGATCACCGCAAGGTCCCGTTCTCTAGGGTACTGCGCGCCAGAGGTCACTGACACGAGGAAAGCGTCACAGTCTTCAGACGTCTACAGCTTCGGCGTCTTCATACTGGAGCTCCTCACGGGGAAGTCGCCTGTCCAGATAACCGGTGGCGGCAGCGAGGTCATCCACCTGGTGCGGTGGGTGCAGTCCGTCGTCCGGGAGGAGTGGACCGCTGAAGTGTTTGACGGCGAGCTTCTGCGGTACCCCAACATCgaggaggagatggtggagATGCTCCAGATCGCCATGGCATGCGTGTCGAGGACCCCGGAGCGGCGGCCCAAGATGGCGGACGTGGTGAGGACGATCGAGGAGGTGCGGAGGGGCGACACTGGGACGCGGCCGTCGACGGAGGCGTCCACCCCGGCAGTGGAAGCAGCCCAGAACGGGGCGGAGAGCTCGTCGGCAGCGCAATGA
- the LOC112892889 gene encoding GDSL esterase/lipase At5g45910-like: MRSLQCATVVLVLLWPWEPASALAASSSAPGARRRYDSIFSLGDSFTDTGNNPAVFAWYSIPDPVTRPPYGTTFFGRPTGRNCDGRLIIDFIAEALGLPYVPPYLGPPFGSPPPPPASSFRRGASLAVGGATALDAGFFRSRGLLPAPSKFPLNASLSVQLEWFESLLKPSLCRTTQECEELFGRSLFFVGEFGVNDYLFSFGKMSLQDIRSVVVPSIVEIIRQAIERLIKHGAKALVVPGVIPLGCSPPVLFLFPEADPAGYDARTGCMLKHNEVGRHHNAALQESLKDLRAKHPGVSIIYADFFGPVMDMVQSPRKLGFREDVLSVCCGGHGRYNYNVSVPCGDANATTCSRPSASIYWDGVHFTEAANRHISSTWLSSIS; encoded by the exons ATGAGGTCCCTGCAGTGTGCCACCGTCGTGCTCGTCCTCCTCTGGCCGTGGGAGCCCGCGTCGGCATTGGCCGCCTCCTCTAGCGCCCCCGGTGCCCGGCGGCGCTACGACTCCATCTTCAGCCTGGGCGACTCCTTCACCGACACCGGCAACAACCCCGCCGTGTTCGCCTGGTACTCCATCCCCGACCCCGTCACGCGGCCGCCCTACGGCACCACCTTCTTCGGCCGCCCCACCGGCCGCAACTGCGACGGCCGCCTCATCATCGACTTCATCG CCGAAGCCCTCGGGCTGCCGTACGTCCCGCCTTACCTGGGCCCGCCGTTcggctccccgccgccgccgccggcgagcagctTCCGGCGAGGCGCAAgcctcgccgtcggcggcgCCACCGCGCTGGACGCCGGGTTCTTCCGGTCTCGGGGCCTCCTCCCCGCCCCCAGCAAGTTCCCTCTCAACGCCAGCCTGAGCGTGCAGCTGGAGTGGTTCGAGTCGCTCTTGAAGCCCTCCCTGTGCCGCACGACCCAAG AGTGCGAGGAGTTGTTCGGCAGATCCCTGTTCTTCGTGGGCGAGTTCGGGGTCAACGACTACCTCTTCTCCTTCGGGAAGATGAGCCTTCAGGACATCAGATCCGTTGTCGTGCCGTCCATCGTGGAGATCATCCGTCAGGCCATCGAG AGGCTGATCAAGCATGGCGCGAAGGCTCTGGTGGTTCCTGGCGTCATCCCGCTGGGGTGCTCGCCGCCGGTTCTCTTCCTGTTCCCGGAGGCGGACCCGGCCGGGTACGACGCCAGGACCGGCTGCATGCTGAAGCACAACGAGGTAGGGCGGCACCACAACGCGGCGCTGCAGGAGTCGCTCAAGGACCTCCGCGCCAAGCACCCCGGCGTCAGCATCATCTACGCCGATTTCTTCGGCCCCGTCATGGACATGGTCCAGTCGCCTCGCAAGCTCG GGTTCAGAGAAGACGTTCTCTCGGTGTGTTGCGGCGGCCATGGGAGGTACAACTACAACGTCAGCGTTCCCTGCGGCGACGCGAACGCAACGACGTGCAGCCGCCCGTCTGCCTCCATCTACTGGGACGGCGTCCATTTCACGGAGGCAGCTAACCGCCACATCTCCAGCACCTGGCTGAGCAGCATAAGTTAG